In the Paenibacillus sp. FSL H7-0357 genome, one interval contains:
- the pdxT gene encoding pyridoxal 5'-phosphate synthase glutaminase subunit PdxT, translating to MKIGVLALQGAVTEHIVSIEKAGAEGLPIKRVEQLAEVQGLIIPGGESTTIGKLMRKYGFIEAIRDFAGLGKPIFGTCAGMIVLAKRIAGGEPGHLELMDITVARNAFGRQRESFECDLEVKGINEPVRAVFIRAPLINETGPNVDVLTVYNDEIVTAREGNLLVSSFHPELTEDYRLHQYFADMVEASLAAKQ from the coding sequence ATGAAAATAGGAGTGCTGGCGCTTCAAGGCGCCGTAACAGAACATATTGTCAGTATAGAAAAAGCCGGGGCTGAGGGCCTGCCCATCAAGCGTGTAGAGCAGCTGGCTGAGGTCCAGGGGCTCATTATACCTGGTGGAGAGAGCACCACGATAGGCAAGCTGATGCGCAAGTATGGCTTCATTGAAGCGATACGCGATTTTGCAGGCTTGGGCAAGCCTATTTTTGGAACATGTGCCGGCATGATTGTACTGGCGAAGAGAATCGCCGGCGGTGAGCCCGGACATCTCGAACTGATGGACATTACCGTTGCCCGGAATGCCTTTGGCCGCCAGCGGGAAAGTTTTGAATGTGATCTGGAGGTTAAAGGGATAAATGAGCCGGTGCGTGCCGTCTTTATCCGCGCTCCTCTTATTAATGAAACGGGTCCGAATGTGGATGTGCTCACGGTTTACAATGATGAGATTGTAACTGCGCGTGAAGGCAATCTGCTGGTCTCCTCCTTTCATCCGGAACTGACAGAAGATTACCGGCTGCACCAGTATTTTGCCGATATGGTAGAGGCAAGTCTGGCAGCCAAACAATAG
- the serS gene encoding serine--tRNA ligase, translating into MLDVKVLRSDYAKVEEALNKRGKSLDLIARFPQLDLRRRELLQETEGLKNRRNIVSGDVAKKKKNGEPADDLIAEMRTVSDRIKELDDEVRVLETQIDELTMSIPNIPHESVPVGKSEEENVELRRWSQPREFGFTPKSHWELAQQLDIIDFEAAAKVTGSRFVFYKGLGARLERALINFMMDLHSGEHNYEEMLPPYIVNKDSLYGTGQLPKFEEDLFKLRDTEYYLIPTAEVPVTNYYREEILTAADLPKYHVAYSSCFRSEAGSAGRDTRGLIRQHQFNKVELVKLTTPETSYEELEKMTADAERVLQLLGLPYRVLGLCTGDMGFTSAKTYDLEVWLPESGMYREISSCSNTEDFQARRANIRFRKEPKSKPEFVHTLNGSALAVGRTVAAILENYQQEDGSVQIPEALQPYMRNVKCISPKVS; encoded by the coding sequence GTGCTAGATGTAAAAGTATTGCGCAGTGATTACGCAAAGGTAGAAGAGGCGCTTAACAAACGCGGGAAATCGCTCGATTTGATCGCCCGATTTCCGCAGCTGGATCTGCGCCGCCGTGAGCTGCTGCAAGAGACAGAGGGTTTGAAGAACCGCCGGAACATTGTTTCCGGTGATGTTGCCAAGAAGAAGAAAAACGGCGAGCCGGCTGATGATTTAATTGCAGAGATGCGGACCGTTTCTGACCGCATTAAAGAACTCGATGATGAAGTGCGTGTTCTGGAGACTCAGATTGACGAACTGACGATGAGTATCCCGAACATTCCGCATGAATCTGTACCAGTAGGCAAATCCGAGGAAGAGAATGTTGAATTGCGCCGCTGGTCGCAGCCAAGAGAATTCGGATTCACTCCAAAATCACATTGGGAGCTGGCACAGCAGCTGGATATCATTGATTTTGAAGCTGCTGCTAAGGTAACCGGCTCCAGATTTGTTTTCTATAAGGGACTTGGAGCTCGTCTTGAACGTGCCCTGATTAACTTTATGATGGACCTTCACAGTGGAGAGCATAATTATGAAGAGATGCTGCCGCCGTATATCGTCAACAAGGATAGCTTATATGGTACAGGCCAGCTTCCGAAGTTTGAAGAGGATCTGTTCAAGCTGCGGGATACCGAGTACTACTTAATTCCTACGGCTGAAGTCCCAGTGACGAATTACTATCGTGAGGAGATTTTGACAGCGGCAGACCTACCCAAATATCATGTCGCTTACAGCTCCTGTTTCCGTTCTGAAGCAGGGTCGGCAGGACGTGATACCCGCGGACTTATCCGCCAGCACCAGTTCAACAAGGTGGAGCTGGTGAAGCTCACCACCCCTGAGACCTCGTATGAGGAGCTTGAGAAGATGACAGCGGATGCGGAGCGTGTACTGCAGCTTCTGGGGCTGCCATACCGTGTCCTGGGCCTATGCACCGGAGATATGGGCTTTACATCGGCTAAGACTTACGATTTGGAGGTTTGGCTGCCGGAGAGCGGCATGTACCGTGAAATCTCCTCTTGCTCCAATACGGAGGACTTCCAGGCGCGCCGGGCGAATATCCGTTTCCGCAAGGAACCCAAATCCAAGCCGGAGTTTGTTCATACGCTGAATGGCTCTGCACTGGCTGTCGGCCGGACGGTCGCCGCTATTCTGGAGAACTACCAGCAAGAAGATGGCAGCGTCCAGATTCCAGAGGCCCTTCAGCCGTATATGCGTAATGTAAAATGTATTAGTCCTAAAGTTTCTTAA